In Planctomycetia bacterium, one DNA window encodes the following:
- a CDS encoding CBS domain-containing protein, with the protein MLVEEVMTPDPFVVDTYEPIARIAELIRRHRIHQVPVIDENNRIVGIVTDRDIRSASGANSDTAGLLARDVMTTNVVSVSPTQPLADAVRILCEHRFGSLPVVVGERIVGILSTRDLLRRLLVLLEQSAMRTGS; encoded by the coding sequence ATGCTGGTCGAAGAGGTGATGACCCCGGACCCGTTCGTGGTGGACACGTACGAGCCGATCGCGCGGATCGCGGAGCTGATCCGCCGACATCGAATCCATCAGGTGCCGGTGATCGACGAGAACAACCGCATCGTCGGGATCGTGACCGATCGCGACATCCGCTCGGCATCGGGGGCAAATTCCGATACGGCCGGTCTGCTGGCGCGCGACGTGATGACGACGAATGTCGTTTCAGTGTCGCCGACGCAGCCGCTGGCCGACGCGGTGCGCATCCTGTGTGAACACCGCTTCGGGTCGCTGCCGGTCGTGGTGGGCGAGCGGATCGTGGGGATCTTGAGCACGCGTGATCTGTTGCGACGATTGTTGGTCCTGCTGGAGCAATCCGCGATGAGGACGGGTTCGTGA
- a CDS encoding ABC-F family ATP-binding cassette domain-containing protein → MAIVSLQRVQKSYGGKVVLRNLSLDLHPTEKVGLVGANGCGKTTLFKMLVGLEQPDHGELTTSRGLKIAYLPQEPTLDSQATLIEAVGEAFAWNRRAEADLAELGRRIAAAHGTPDEARLLEDYDRLHAAFEAAGGYDFEIRIREVLGGLGFGPEEYERPVGVLSGGQKCRAALARLLLTPADLLLLDEPTNHLDIAATTWLEEFLGSFPGAAVIISHDRYLLDRVAAKIIEVESGQATVYPGNYTNYALAKRIRRLEAVREYEKQSAFLAHQRDYIARTHAAKDSAKQARARRKMLDRMEARGEILDKPDAERPAMKLKFSQSARAGDMVLRCEKACKQFGDLVLIRDLDFEMTRGEKVGIIGPNGVGKTTLLRMLLGQTPPTAGKVRLFESLTVGYYDQEHRDLDPDLTVLEAVRRERPDMSEAMARSFLALFLFRGDDVFQNVVTLSGGEQSRVLLARLVANSPQVLVLDEPTNHLDIPAREALEEALALFPGSALIVSHDRYFLDKVAQRLLVLVERGRHEFVTGNWSVYAAILAERRQAQRAADLRERDRRRAEAAKRAAPGSGAPKKKSRSRYAAQRLQELEARIEAVETELKEMEAGFVDPAVLRDAERSRKLHEKYNVRREELTKLIAEWERCVDGMET, encoded by the coding sequence ATGGCGATCGTTTCCCTCCAGCGCGTGCAGAAGTCCTACGGCGGCAAGGTTGTCCTGCGTAACCTGTCTCTCGATCTGCATCCGACGGAAAAAGTCGGCCTCGTCGGCGCGAACGGCTGCGGCAAGACCACGCTCTTCAAGATGCTGGTCGGCCTGGAGCAGCCCGACCACGGCGAGCTGACGACCTCGCGCGGGTTGAAGATCGCCTACTTGCCGCAGGAGCCGACGCTCGATTCGCAGGCGACGCTGATCGAGGCCGTCGGGGAAGCCTTCGCGTGGAACCGCCGCGCCGAGGCCGACCTCGCCGAGCTGGGCCGCAGGATCGCCGCGGCCCACGGCACGCCGGACGAGGCCAGGCTGCTGGAAGACTACGATCGTCTTCATGCTGCGTTTGAGGCGGCCGGCGGATACGACTTCGAGATTCGCATCCGCGAGGTACTCGGCGGCCTGGGTTTCGGTCCGGAGGAATACGAGCGCCCGGTCGGGGTGCTGTCGGGCGGGCAGAAGTGCCGCGCGGCCCTGGCGCGGCTGCTGCTCACGCCCGCCGATCTGCTGCTGCTCGACGAGCCGACGAACCACCTCGATATCGCGGCGACGACGTGGCTGGAAGAGTTCCTGGGCAGTTTCCCCGGCGCGGCCGTCATCATCTCGCACGACCGCTACCTGCTGGATCGCGTGGCGGCGAAGATCATCGAGGTCGAAAGCGGCCAGGCGACGGTCTATCCGGGCAATTACACGAATTACGCACTGGCCAAGCGGATCCGCCGGCTGGAAGCGGTTCGTGAATACGAGAAGCAGTCGGCGTTTCTCGCCCATCAGCGCGACTACATCGCGCGGACGCACGCGGCCAAGGACTCGGCCAAGCAGGCCCGCGCCCGGCGCAAGATGCTCGACCGCATGGAAGCGCGCGGCGAAATCCTCGACAAGCCCGACGCCGAGCGCCCCGCGATGAAGCTGAAATTCTCCCAAAGCGCCCGCGCCGGCGACATGGTCCTGCGCTGCGAGAAGGCCTGCAAGCAATTCGGCGATCTCGTGCTGATCCGCGATCTTGATTTCGAAATGACGCGCGGTGAAAAGGTCGGCATCATCGGCCCGAACGGCGTCGGCAAGACCACCCTGCTGCGCATGCTGCTGGGCCAGACGCCGCCGACCGCCGGCAAGGTGCGCTTGTTCGAGAGCCTGACGGTCGGCTACTACGACCAGGAGCACCGCGATCTGGACCCGGACCTGACGGTGCTTGAAGCCGTGCGGCGCGAGCGGCCGGACATGAGCGAGGCGATGGCGCGATCGTTCCTCGCGTTGTTTCTCTTTCGTGGCGACGACGTGTTTCAAAACGTCGTCACGCTCTCGGGCGGCGAACAGAGCCGCGTGCTGCTGGCGCGGCTCGTGGCGAATTCGCCGCAGGTGCTGGTGCTCGACGAGCCGACGAATCATCTCGACATCCCCGCGCGCGAGGCGCTCGAAGAGGCGCTCGCTCTCTTCCCCGGCAGCGCGCTGATCGTCAGCCACGATCGGTACTTCCTCGACAAAGTCGCCCAGCGGCTGCTCGTGCTGGTCGAGCGCGGACGGCACGAGTTTGTCACCGGCAACTGGTCGGTTTACGCAGCCATCCTCGCCGAGCGGCGGCAGGCGCAGCGCGCAGCCGATTTACGCGAGCGAGATCGTCGCCGGGCCGAGGCAGCGAAGCGCGCCGCGCCGGGTTCGGGCGCGCCGAAGAAGAAATCGCGCTCGCGCTACGCCGCGCAGCGATTGCAGGAGCTGGAGGCCCGGATTGAAGCGGTTGAAACGGAGTTGAAGGAGATGGAGGCGGGCTTCGTCGATCCGGCCGTGCTGCGCGACGCCGAACGTTCGCGCAAACTTCATGAGAAATACAACGTCCGCAGGGAGGAGCTAACGAAGTTGATCGCCGAATGGGAGCGGTGCGTGGACGGGATGGAAACGTAG
- the eno gene encoding phosphopyruvate hydratase, giving the protein MNSEIVHVHGREVLDSRGNPTVEAVVVLEDGSVGQAIVPSGASTGENEAVELRDGDPKRYNKKGVLLAVENVGNALAQAVLGLDATDQEEVDAAMLAADGTDTKKNLGANAILAVSLATAKAAAQSCRLPLFRYLGGCHANVLPCPMMNILNGGKHADSTVDFQEFMIQPWGAPTFREALRWGAEIFHTLGKVLKEKGYNTAVGDEGGYAPSLKSNDEAFEVIATAVEKSGYRLGEQVYFALDPACSELASEAKAPDKYKFFKSNPSKVVDSAGLIDYWAEKSKQWPIRSLEDGLGENDWAGWRTLTERLGKTVQLVGDDLFVTNPKFLQRGINEKCGNAILVKVNQIGTLTETMRAVQLALRNGYAAVISHRSGETEDTTIADLAVATNAGQIKTGSLSRTDRVAKYNQLLRIEEQLGEQAVYGGTLWNK; this is encoded by the coding sequence ATGAACAGCGAAATCGTACACGTCCACGGCCGCGAAGTTCTCGATTCGCGCGGCAACCCGACCGTCGAGGCCGTCGTCGTGCTGGAGGACGGCAGCGTCGGCCAGGCCATTGTCCCCAGCGGCGCGAGCACCGGGGAGAACGAAGCCGTCGAGCTGCGCGACGGCGACCCCAAGCGATACAACAAGAAGGGCGTCCTCCTCGCGGTAGAAAACGTCGGGAACGCGCTGGCCCAGGCCGTGCTGGGGCTGGACGCCACCGATCAGGAAGAAGTCGACGCTGCGATGCTCGCGGCCGACGGCACGGACACGAAGAAGAATCTCGGCGCGAACGCGATCCTTGCCGTCTCGCTGGCAACGGCGAAGGCCGCGGCGCAGTCGTGCCGGCTGCCGCTCTTTCGCTATCTGGGCGGCTGCCACGCCAACGTGCTGCCCTGCCCGATGATGAACATTCTGAACGGGGGCAAGCACGCCGACAGCACGGTGGATTTCCAGGAGTTCATGATCCAGCCGTGGGGCGCGCCGACGTTTCGCGAGGCGCTGCGCTGGGGCGCGGAGATCTTCCACACGCTCGGCAAGGTGCTGAAGGAGAAGGGTTACAACACGGCGGTCGGCGATGAGGGCGGCTACGCCCCCAGCCTCAAGAGCAACGACGAGGCGTTCGAGGTCATCGCGACGGCTGTCGAGAAATCCGGCTACCGCCTCGGCGAGCAGGTGTACTTCGCGCTCGACCCGGCGTGCAGCGAGCTGGCCAGCGAGGCCAAAGCCCCGGACAAGTACAAGTTCTTCAAGAGCAATCCGTCGAAAGTCGTCGACTCGGCCGGGCTGATCGACTACTGGGCCGAGAAATCGAAGCAGTGGCCGATCCGCTCGCTCGAGGACGGCCTCGGCGAGAACGACTGGGCCGGCTGGCGAACGCTGACCGAGCGCCTGGGCAAAACCGTGCAGCTCGTCGGCGATGATTTGTTCGTAACGAATCCGAAGTTTTTGCAGCGCGGCATCAACGAGAAATGCGGCAATGCGATTCTTGTGAAGGTAAACCAGATCGGAACGCTGACCGAGACGATGCGCGCCGTGCAATTGGCGCTGCGCAACGGCTACGCCGCGGTCATCAGTCATCGCAGCGGCGAGACCGAGGACACCACCATCGCCGATCTGGCCGTCGCGACCAATGCCGGTCAGATCAAGACGGGCAGCCTGTCGCGCACGGATCGCGTGGCGAAGTACAACCAATTGTTGCGGATCGAGGAGCAGCTCGGCGAGCAAGCCGTCTACGGCGGCACGCTCTGGAACAAGTAG
- a CDS encoding DUF1573 domain-containing protein, translated as MTPWNGIKTLVSTLALALFAVGAAPLRAEPPKTEPAKTEPAKTDAGKPAQAGAAQPGHEGHDHAGHDHGATGSMGVGTSPAAVQPGAAGTVRPPDVPAPTVTNKPGELPKISFDTPTYDFGRVKAGDEIRKDFWFTNAGNGTLEILKVRPACGCTTAGEHDKIVEPGKTGKIPIKLGTTNMAGPITKTVTVYTNCTGAEEMITLNIKGEVWQPVQLAPPSASFGRLTTAQAQDGSQTRKLTISNNTDKPAKMSVKESSNPAFKAEIVEVETGKKFDLNVTAQGALTSGMVSATLTVETGLEEVPRVTVPISAYITAEVEVAPNRLSLPMNRTAPLQRHLYINNNNAAKPLKISDVTTSNPALKHTLTEVKPGMSFRITLDIPADYQIASTGDTVSFKTDNPTVPTVSVPITEMNYGQSRDLSAAVGARPGTVSSKSPNANAAPVGNAKAATGATATTPPKPDANPGNGKE; from the coding sequence ATGACACCGTGGAATGGTATCAAGACTCTTGTATCGACCTTGGCCCTGGCCCTCTTCGCGGTCGGCGCCGCGCCGCTGCGCGCCGAACCTCCCAAGACGGAGCCGGCGAAGACCGAACCGGCCAAGACCGACGCCGGCAAACCTGCGCAGGCCGGTGCGGCCCAGCCCGGACACGAAGGGCACGACCACGCTGGCCACGATCACGGCGCCACCGGTTCAATGGGTGTGGGCACAAGTCCCGCCGCGGTTCAGCCCGGCGCCGCCGGCACCGTTCGGCCGCCTGATGTTCCAGCTCCGACGGTGACCAACAAGCCGGGCGAGCTTCCCAAGATCTCGTTCGACACGCCGACCTACGACTTCGGACGCGTCAAGGCAGGAGACGAGATTCGCAAGGACTTCTGGTTCACCAACGCCGGCAACGGCACGCTTGAAATTCTCAAGGTGCGCCCCGCCTGCGGATGCACGACCGCCGGTGAGCACGACAAGATCGTCGAGCCGGGCAAGACCGGCAAAATCCCCATCAAGCTCGGCACGACCAACATGGCCGGCCCGATCACCAAGACGGTCACGGTCTATACGAACTGCACCGGTGCCGAGGAGATGATCACGCTGAACATCAAGGGCGAGGTCTGGCAGCCCGTGCAGCTGGCGCCGCCCAGCGCATCGTTCGGCCGCCTCACCACGGCCCAGGCCCAGGACGGCAGCCAGACGCGCAAGCTGACGATCTCCAACAACACGGACAAGCCGGCCAAGATGAGCGTTAAGGAATCGTCCAATCCGGCGTTCAAGGCCGAGATCGTCGAAGTCGAGACGGGCAAAAAGTTTGATTTGAACGTTACCGCGCAGGGCGCGCTGACCAGCGGAATGGTTTCGGCGACCCTGACGGTCGAGACCGGACTCGAAGAGGTGCCCCGTGTGACCGTGCCGATCAGCGCGTACATCACCGCCGAGGTGGAGGTCGCCCCCAATCGCTTGTCCCTGCCGATGAACCGCACGGCCCCGCTTCAGCGACACCTGTATATTAACAACAACAACGCCGCCAAGCCGCTGAAGATCAGCGACGTCACGACGTCCAACCCCGCGCTCAAGCACACCCTGACCGAGGTCAAGCCCGGCATGTCGTTCCGCATCACGCTCGACATCCCGGCCGACTACCAGATCGCCTCGACCGGCGATACGGTCTCCTTCAAAACCGACAATCCCACCGTCCCGACGGTCTCCGTGCCGATCACCGAAATGAACTACGGCCAGTCACGCGATCTGTCGGCGGCCGTCGGTGCGCGCCCCGGCACGGTGTCGAGCAAGTCGCCGAACGCGAACGCGGCGCCCGTCGGCAACGCCAAGGCCGCAACCGGCGCGACGGCAACCACACCGCCGAAACCGGACGCGAACCCGGGCAACGGCAAGGAATAG
- a CDS encoding hemerythrin domain-containing protein, with protein MNAQQLAAWIREEQEKISGITRQLMEKISIVPRIDHDRWLTDVRTLFEHYRAHTIRHIALEEQDGYLTPVTEARPFLSKEVDRLQHEHREMIRLIDAIHRDLPGIQSGDFLLLRDICHRIQDVLQYMEHHEREETLLLMSAFTDDTGEKD; from the coding sequence ATGAACGCCCAGCAACTGGCCGCCTGGATTCGGGAGGAACAGGAGAAGATCAGCGGCATCACGCGGCAACTGATGGAGAAAATTTCCATCGTTCCGCGCATCGATCACGACCGCTGGCTCACCGACGTGCGGACGCTGTTCGAGCATTACCGGGCCCACACGATCCGCCACATCGCCCTGGAGGAGCAGGATGGTTATCTGACGCCGGTGACCGAGGCGCGGCCGTTCCTCTCGAAGGAAGTGGATCGGCTCCAGCATGAGCACCGGGAGATGATACGGTTGATCGACGCGATTCATCGTGATCTGCCCGGCATCCAATCCGGCGATTTTCTGCTTCTTCGAGACATTTGTCATCGCATCCAGGACGTCTTGCAGTACATGGAGCACCACGAGAGGGAAGAAACGCTCCTGCTGATGTCCGCGTTTACGGACGACACCGGCGAAAAGGACTGA
- a CDS encoding rhodanese-like domain-containing protein codes for MIRDFAIAGIILLLSAGAAATSNAVRQVRLPWVREPLPATPSNVRTTATAVEGESVTSAPTATDAAKPGMIKIDAVLEHLKAGTAKFVDAREEREFVEGHLLGAINLPSSAIYKNIERVLGAASPVDRIIVYCGGGDCEASHHVADALRRDFGFSEVLIYENGWAEVMSSGRFNEYFATGAEP; via the coding sequence ATGATCCGAGACTTTGCAATCGCCGGAATCATCCTGTTGCTTAGCGCCGGAGCAGCCGCCACGAGCAATGCCGTGCGTCAAGTGAGGCTTCCGTGGGTACGTGAGCCGCTGCCCGCCACGCCGTCGAACGTGCGAACGACCGCGACCGCAGTCGAAGGCGAGTCGGTGACGTCGGCACCGACCGCGACCGATGCGGCCAAGCCCGGGATGATCAAGATCGACGCGGTGCTGGAACACCTGAAGGCCGGCACGGCGAAGTTTGTCGATGCCCGCGAGGAACGGGAGTTCGTCGAGGGTCACCTGCTCGGCGCGATCAACCTGCCGAGCAGCGCGATCTACAAGAACATCGAGCGCGTACTCGGCGCCGCGTCGCCGGTCGACAGGATCATCGTCTATTGCGGCGGTGGCGATTGCGAAGCGAGCCATCACGTGGCCGACGCCCTGCGGCGCGATTTCGGTTTCTCCGAGGTTCTGATCTACGAGAACGGCTGGGCCGAGGTCATGAGCAGCGGCCGCTTCAATGAATACTTTGCGACGGGGGCCGAGCCATGA
- a CDS encoding MFS transporter: protein MSQSAAPENSTSTIHGDLPPGYRARRGQNWILLGLTYASYYLCRYNLSPIAPELMRDLDLNKSQYGKIISGRDGAYAVGQMVNGLFTDRVGGKRALMIGALGTVVLNFAFGLVAWSSLPGMLTLLVLIRSADGYIQAFGAPGFIKINTAWFRRRERGALAGIFGAMINLGAIGAGQLARLLASGFAVPLLVVTLTVPKMDWRYLFIIPPIVVLFIIVLMHFGVKNTPEEAGYEIHHDDEPPDDPNERVRLRDVFRKIASNPTVWIVAGAYFCTGFVRRAIESWWAVYLEEIWHVGKDSPLFAAFAWGLPITATIGSMASGYISDLFFAGRRAPVAAVLYLLQVVMTVLVLVVPHGGTASAALAVTLIIGISMMCNSTHSILGTAAAMDLGGRKMAGCSSGIIDSFQYYGALLSGWGLGELFIYAARDSGVAGGAISPIVWIGSMLPFGLLGAGLMTYLWLKNRGRRVAGT from the coding sequence ATGAGCCAGTCTGCCGCTCCCGAAAATAGCACGTCCACGATCCATGGCGATCTGCCGCCGGGCTATCGCGCGCGGCGCGGGCAGAATTGGATCCTGCTTGGATTAACGTACGCCTCCTACTACTTGTGTCGGTACAACCTTAGTCCGATCGCGCCGGAGTTGATGCGCGATCTCGACCTCAACAAGTCGCAGTACGGAAAGATCATTTCCGGGCGCGATGGAGCCTACGCCGTCGGGCAAATGGTGAACGGCCTGTTCACGGATCGCGTGGGCGGCAAGCGCGCCTTGATGATCGGCGCGCTGGGCACCGTCGTGCTGAACTTCGCATTCGGATTGGTGGCGTGGTCAAGTTTGCCCGGCATGCTCACCTTGCTGGTGTTGATTCGATCGGCCGATGGCTATATCCAGGCGTTCGGCGCGCCGGGGTTCATCAAGATCAACACGGCGTGGTTTCGACGGCGAGAGCGCGGGGCACTGGCCGGCATCTTTGGCGCGATGATCAACCTCGGAGCCATTGGCGCGGGGCAACTGGCGCGGCTGCTGGCATCGGGCTTTGCCGTGCCGCTGCTGGTCGTGACGTTGACCGTTCCCAAGATGGACTGGCGCTACCTGTTCATTATTCCGCCCATCGTCGTCTTGTTCATCATCGTGTTGATGCACTTTGGCGTGAAGAACACGCCGGAAGAAGCAGGGTATGAGATTCATCACGACGACGAACCACCCGATGACCCCAACGAGCGCGTGCGCCTGCGGGACGTATTTCGCAAGATCGCTTCCAACCCGACGGTGTGGATCGTCGCGGGGGCGTATTTCTGCACCGGCTTCGTGCGCCGGGCCATCGAATCGTGGTGGGCCGTTTACCTGGAAGAAATCTGGCACGTCGGCAAGGACTCGCCCCTTTTTGCGGCGTTCGCCTGGGGTTTGCCGATTACCGCCACGATCGGCTCGATGGCCTCGGGCTATATCTCCGACTTGTTCTTCGCCGGCCGCCGCGCGCCGGTTGCGGCAGTGTTGTACCTGTTGCAGGTCGTCATGACGGTTCTCGTGCTGGTGGTGCCGCACGGTGGCACGGCATCCGCCGCGCTGGCCGTCACGCTCATCATTGGAATCAGCATGATGTGCAACTCGACGCACTCGATCCTGGGCACGGCCGCCGCCATGGACCTGGGCGGGCGCAAAATGGCCGGCTGCTCGTCGGGTATCATCGATTCGTTCCAATACTACGGAGCGTTGTTGTCAGGTTGGGGACTGGGCGAACTGTTCATCTATGCGGCCCGCGACAGCGGCGTCGCCGGCGGGGCGATCAGTCCGATCGTCTGGATTGGTTCGATGCTTCCGTTCGGGTTGCTTGGCGCGGGGCTGATGACGTATCTCTGGTTGAAGAATCGCGGTCGGCGCGTCGCCGGCACGTAA
- a CDS encoding PQQ-binding-like beta-propeller repeat protein, with protein sequence MHAVEFSTSHRFIRAPFPRLCTLACAIALTLPAVRAAAADPVRLKPDAKALSDLYVEHELDVKQATTGPDGKPMNVDARSVYGLLQKAKPEGDGMVLEVTLDRMLGYMSFSESMKSLYDSDDPDYEEASPMHKDAFNPILNKSLTITLDGAGKATGVAGGDPIRAILKELGESNFVGSSLINGDLADARIKSLFGESQFVVLPEREVKVGDTWKKTQHAELENIGKVIYQYDCKLEKIEKADGRETAIITFKGTVAKDPADKPAKDQKPTRMDGTLMGEARYDLAANRIADIRYTSDAKIEMPSWFQRGPDAPMMKIDTKATYTGTTRPAAERKKQKAEITERIAAAKAKKEAEEAAAMAGPVDPPTPANDPEPWLQWGGPDRNFKSSATGLANRWPKEGPPKLWERPLGDGFSCILCDGDTLYTMYSIRDKADANKGEEVVVALDAKTGKTKWEHKYDAPWPEGLQMEFGPGPHSTPLIVGDKLYTIGCTAMLHCLDKKSGKVVWSEDLLAKYKADLHMRGYGASPMEYKGNILVTVSKEKGHAIIAFDKDTGAVAWKGGEFDPGYASLLAITVEGIEQLVAFGGKAVLGVDPTDGHTTWSIDHPTQWGANITTPLWSASDKTLFISSAYGMGSRGVQVSKAGSQIVAKEAWFNPRMKIQHATAVREGDWIYGSSGDFGPAFLGCVNAKTGEFGWRQRGIAKATVLLADGKLIVLDEDGALYLVKADAEKYRLLGKMTGVCKKTAWTAPTLYGRTLYLRDREKIVALDLGTGQGGV encoded by the coding sequence ATGCACGCTGTCGAATTCTCCACTTCGCACCGATTCATCCGCGCGCCGTTCCCGCGACTCTGCACCCTGGCCTGCGCGATCGCCCTGACGCTCCCGGCGGTCCGCGCCGCTGCGGCCGATCCCGTCCGCCTCAAGCCCGACGCCAAAGCGTTGAGCGATCTCTACGTCGAACACGAGCTTGACGTGAAGCAAGCAACGACCGGTCCCGACGGCAAGCCGATGAACGTCGACGCCCGCTCGGTCTACGGCCTGTTGCAGAAGGCCAAGCCCGAGGGCGACGGCATGGTGCTGGAGGTCACGCTTGATCGCATGCTGGGCTACATGTCGTTCAGCGAATCGATGAAGAGCCTGTACGACAGCGACGACCCGGACTACGAAGAGGCGTCGCCGATGCACAAGGACGCCTTCAATCCGATTCTGAACAAGTCGCTGACGATCACGCTCGACGGCGCTGGAAAAGCAACGGGCGTCGCTGGCGGCGATCCGATCCGGGCCATCCTCAAGGAACTGGGCGAGTCAAATTTTGTCGGCAGCTCGCTGATCAACGGTGACCTCGCCGATGCGCGCATCAAGTCGCTCTTCGGCGAGTCGCAGTTCGTTGTTCTGCCGGAGCGAGAGGTAAAAGTCGGCGACACATGGAAGAAGACCCAGCACGCCGAATTGGAGAACATCGGCAAAGTCATCTATCAGTACGACTGCAAGCTGGAAAAGATTGAGAAGGCCGACGGGCGCGAGACGGCGATCATCACCTTCAAGGGGACGGTCGCGAAGGACCCCGCCGACAAGCCCGCGAAAGATCAGAAGCCGACCAGGATGGACGGCACGCTGATGGGCGAGGCGCGCTACGACCTGGCCGCCAATCGAATCGCCGACATCCGCTATACGTCCGACGCCAAGATCGAGATGCCGTCGTGGTTCCAGCGCGGGCCGGACGCGCCCATGATGAAGATCGACACGAAGGCCACCTACACCGGCACAACGCGCCCTGCCGCGGAGCGCAAGAAGCAGAAGGCCGAGATCACCGAGCGCATCGCCGCGGCCAAGGCGAAGAAAGAGGCCGAAGAAGCCGCCGCGATGGCCGGTCCGGTCGATCCGCCGACGCCGGCGAACGACCCGGAACCGTGGCTGCAATGGGGCGGACCGGACCGCAACTTCAAGAGCAGTGCCACGGGCCTGGCAAATCGCTGGCCGAAGGAAGGCCCGCCCAAGCTTTGGGAGCGGCCGCTGGGCGATGGATTCAGTTGCATTTTGTGCGACGGTGACACGCTGTACACGATGTATTCCATTCGCGACAAGGCGGACGCCAACAAGGGCGAAGAAGTCGTCGTCGCGCTCGACGCGAAGACGGGCAAGACGAAATGGGAGCACAAGTACGACGCGCCGTGGCCCGAGGGGTTGCAGATGGAGTTCGGCCCCGGCCCGCATAGCACGCCGCTGATCGTCGGCGACAAGCTGTACACCATCGGCTGCACGGCGATGCTGCATTGCCTCGATAAGAAGAGCGGCAAAGTGGTCTGGTCGGAGGATCTGCTGGCCAAATACAAGGCGGACCTGCACATGCGCGGGTACGGCGCCAGCCCGATGGAGTACAAAGGCAACATTCTTGTGACCGTCAGCAAGGAGAAGGGCCACGCGATCATCGCCTTCGACAAGGACACGGGCGCCGTGGCGTGGAAGGGCGGCGAGTTCGACCCCGGCTACGCGTCGCTCCTGGCGATCACGGTTGAAGGAATCGAGCAGCTCGTCGCGTTCGGCGGCAAGGCGGTGTTGGGCGTCGATCCGACGGACGGACACACGACGTGGAGCATCGATCACCCGACGCAATGGGGCGCGAACATCACGACGCCGCTCTGGAGCGCGAGCGACAAGACGTTGTTCATTTCCTCCGCATACGGCATGGGTTCGCGCGGGGTGCAGGTCAGCAAGGCCGGCAGCCAGATCGTCGCGAAGGAAGCATGGTTCAACCCGCGCATGAAGATTCAGCACGCGACCGCCGTGCGCGAAGGCGACTGGATCTACGGCAGCAGCGGCGATTTCGGACCGGCTTTCCTGGGTTGTGTGAACGCGAAGACGGGCGAGTTCGGGTGGCGACAACGCGGCATCGCCAAGGCGACCGTGCTGCTGGCCGACGGCAAGCTGATCGTGCTGGACGAGGACGGTGCGCTGTATCTCGTGAAGGCGGACGCCGAAAAATACCGGCTGCTCGGAAAAATGACGGGCGTCTGCAAGAAAACAGCGTGGACCGCGCCGACGCTGTACGGCCGCACGCTGTACTTGCGTGATCGCGAGAAAATCGTGGCGCTGGATCTCGGCACGGGCCAGGGCGGCGTCTGA